The genomic interval GCGCTCGGATCCGCTGTCGGCCGTCACGCCCAGCAGCGCGGCCGCGTTGCGGATCGGGCTCAGGGGATTGCGCAGCTCGTGCGCCAGCGTGGCGAGGAACTGGTTCTTGTTGGCGTCGGCCGCGCGCAGCAGCGCTTCCATTTCGCGGCGCGCCGAGATGTCGCTGGTGACGCGGGCCACGCGATAGACCTCGCCACGGAAGTTACGCACCGCGAACAGGCGGTCGCGCACCCAGCGTGTGGCGCCGTCGGGCAGCACGAGGCGGAATTCCTCGTCGTAGTGCGGCTGGGTCGCCAGCGCGGCCCAGCGCCCCTGCATGCGGGCGCGGTCGTCCGGGTGGACGGCGTCGAGCCAGCTGGCATGCTGGCGCCGCAGCGAGTCGACGCTGCGGCCCCAGATGGCGGCGTGAGGCCGGGCTGACATACCCGAGCGCGCCGTCCGGCGCCGAGAACATCCAGAACACGTCCTCGATGTTGTCCGTCAGCTGGCGAAACCGCTCCTCGCTCTCGCGCAGCTCGTCCTGGGTCTGGCGCATGCGCAGCAGCGCGTTGACGTTGGCGATCAGCTCGTCGGCTTCGATGGGCGCGGCCAGGTAGTTGTCGGCGCCCCCTTCCAGGCCGCGGATCTTGTCGGCGCGCCCGGTCAGCGCGGCGGAGGTCTGCAGCACCAGCACGCAGTTGGTGTCGGGATCGGCCTTGATGCGCCGGCACACCTCGATGCCGTTGATGTCGGGGAGTTTGACGTCCAGCAGCACCAGCGCCGGGTCTTCCTCGCGCACCATCGCCAGCGCGTCGGTGCCGCTGGACGCCTCGAGCACCCGGAAACCGGCACTTTGAAGGATGCGTGTCTTGGCGTAGCGGGCGCCGTCGTTGTCGTCGACGTTGAGGATGAGTGGATTGACAGTCATGGTTCGGCTTTGTCGGGCGCGGCTCAGGAATCGAGGTGCGGCGGATGGGGGAAGCGACGCGGCAGCGTCAGCGTGAAGGTCGAGCCGACGCCGGGACG from Massilia sp. Se16.2.3 carries:
- a CDS encoding histidine kinase dimerization/phospho-acceptor domain-containing protein, which produces MSARPHAAIWGRSVDSLRRQHASWLDAVHPDDRARMQGRWAALATQPHYDEEFRLVLPDGATRWVRDRLFAVRNFRGEVYRVARVTSDISARREMEALLRAADANKNQFLATLAHELRNPLSPIRNAAALLGVTADSGSERQARAREVILRQVDHLAHLVDDLLDVARISEGKIVLRREEVNLAPSSPRRSRPPRP